The window CTGGTTGTAGAAGCGCTCCAGCGCGGCGGCGGCCGCGCTGGCGTTGGCGCCGCGCACTGTCATGCGGTGGGCGCGGCGCTGGATGGTCACGTCGAGCGCCTGCTCGATCTGGCGCAGGTTCTCGTCCAGCGGCCCGCACAGGTTCTGCAGGCGGGTGTTGTCGTCCTTGGGGGCGACGAATTCGGCGGTGGGAATCTTCATCGTGGGCGGATCGCTCCGGCTGTCTTCTTCTGCGGTGTCTTGGTCTGGCGGTCCGGCTGGGCGCGCCGCTTACTGGCGCACCACCAGCTCGCCGCGCAGCGAGTGCGGGAAGGCCTCGGTGATGCTGACCTCCACCATCTGGCCGATCAGGCGCTCGCGGCTGGCCTGCGGCACGCCCGGCAGCGCGAAATTCACCACGCGGTTGTTCTCGGTGCGTCCGTGCAGCTCGGTCGGGTCCTTGCGCGCCGGGCCTTCCACCAGGATGCGCTGGACCGTGCCGACCATGCCCTGGCTGATGCGTTGCACGTTCTCCTCGATGGTGGCCTGCAGGTGTTGCAGGCGGCGCAGCTTGACCTCGTGCGGGGTGTCGTCGTGCAGGCTGGCCGCGGGCGTGCCGGGGCGCGGGCTGAAGATGAAGGAGAAAGAGGTGTCGTAGCCGATCTCCTCGATCATCGCCATCAGCTTGTCGAAGTCGGCCTCGGTCTCGCCGGGGAAGCCGACGATGAAGTCCGAGGACAGCGACAGGTTCGGCCGCAACGTGCGCAGCCGGCGGATGATGCTCTTGTACTCCAGCACGCTGTAGCCGCGCTTCATCGCCATCAGCACGCGGTCGGAGGCGTGCTGCACCGGCAGGTGCAGGTGGTCGACCAGCTTGTCGCAGCGGCCGTACAGCTCGATCAGCCGCGAGGTGAATTCCTTCGGGTGGCTGGTGGTGTAGCGGATGCGCTCGATGCCCGGGATCTCGGCCACGTACTCGATCAGCAGCGCGAAGTCGGCGATCTCGCTGGTGCCGCCCATGGCGCCGCGGTAGGCGTTGACGTTCTGCCCCAGCAGCGTCACTTCGCGCACACCCTGCTCGGCCAGCCCGGCCACCTCGGCCAGCACGTCCTCGAAGGGGCGCGAGACCTCGTCGCCGCGCGTATAAGGCACCACGCAGTAGCTGCAGTACTTGGAGCAGCCTTCCATGATCGAGACGAAGGCGCTGGGGCCTTCCACCCGCGCCGGCGGCAGGTGGTCGAACTTCTCGATCTCGGGGAAGGAGATGTCCACCTGCGAGCGGCCGGTCTCCTTGCGGCGCTCGATCAGCTCGGGCAGGCGGTGCAGCGTCTGCGGGCCGAACACGACATCGACATAGGGCGCGCGCGAGACGATGGCGGCGCCTTCCTGGCTGGCCACGCAGCCGCCCACGCCGATCACGAGGTCCGGCTTGGCCGCCTTCAGGGCCTTCATGCGGCCGAGTTCGGAGAACACCTTCTCCTGCGCCTTCTCACGCACCGAGCAGGTGTTGAACAGGATCACGTCGGCTTCCTCGACGCGGTCGGTGGCTTCCAGCCCTTCGCTGGCGCGGAGTACGTCGACCATCTTGTCGGAGTCGTACTCGTTCATCTGGCAGCCGTAGGTTTTGACGAAGACTTTCTTCATGGTGCCGATCTCAGTGGTTGACCTGGGGGCATCAGGGGTTGCAATGCACCGGCGGCCCGCATGGCGCGGGGCGTAGGCCGGCAATTCGTGGGCCTGCCCGGCGGCGCGTCGGCCGCGGCGGGGCCGGGGTTCAGTTCGCCTGCAGCAGGGCCTTGCGCTCCGGCTCGGTCAGCACCCAGGCGGTCAGCAGCTGGCCGTACAGATCGAGCTTGTAGCGCACCCGCAGCGTCTGGCCGGCCACCGCCGTCACGGTGAGCAGCTGGTTGTCGGGGCCGAACAGGCGCAGGCCCGGGGCGACGCCGACCGTCCTGCCGTCCAGCGCCGCGGTCTGCGGCCCGGTCGACGTGGGCGCGGCCAGCACCAGCTTGGCGGCGGCCGCATCGGCCGGGATCACCCGTGCCGGCTGGGCCCGGGCGGTCGACAGCGGCAGCAGGGCGCCGGCCATCGGCAGCGCCAGCGCCAGCGGCGTCAGCAGGGTGGCCAGGCGAGGCAGGAGGCCGACATGGCGGCGGACGGGACAGTGCGCGGCACGGCCAGCGGGCATGGGGTCTCCGGCGGGGCGACGGGTTGGCTCGGTTGCGGCCCGGCATCAGCGGGCAACCCGATATTGTACCCGCAGCGCCCTGTCGCCGCCGAGCGCCCGGCCGCCGGCTCAGAACATCGTGGAGGCTTCCTGCAGCACTCGGCGCTTGTAGACGATGCCCAGCAGCTCCCGGCTCTGCGCGTCCCGCACCAGGGGGATGCGGTTGAGCGCGTTGGCCGAGAACATGGCGAGTGCGTCGTGCAGCCGGGAGTCCGGTGTCAGGGTCGGGAAATCGCGCTCCATCAGGTCGGCGACGCTGGACTGCGGCCCGTGCGCCAGCGCGCGGTGCAGGGCGTGGATCGAGACCGCGCCCAGCATCTCGCCGCCCGGGGTCACCACATAGAGATAGCGGGTGCCGGCCTCGGCGAACTTCGCATTGGCCTCGGCCAGGGTCGCCTCCGGCGCGATGGTGGTGTTGGTCGGATCGCACAGGCCGGCCAGCGTCATGTTGCGGGCGCGCTCGGCGGCGGCCGAGGCCTGGGCGCGCTCGGCGACCACGCTGTACAGCGACAGGGTCTGGCAGCGCGATGCCGTGTAGTAGGCGGCCACCGCGCCGATCATCGACGGCAGCAGCAGGGCCGGCGCCAGCGTCATCTCGAACACCATCAGCACCGACATCAAGGGCGCCTGGCTGGTGGCGGCCAGAAAGGCGCTCATGCCGACCAGCGGCAGCGCCGGCGAGCCGCCGCCGACCAGTGGCGCCAGCATCTGCCCCAGCGCGGCGCCGATGAACAGGGAGGGCGTGAACACGCCGCCCACCGCGCCGGAACCGATGCTCAGCACGGTGGCCGCCAGCTTGGCGGCCAGCACCACCGCCACCGGCATGCTGAGGGGGTGCTCCTGCAGGATGGTCTGGATGGTGTAGTAACCGTTGCCGACCACCTCGGGCACCGCCAGCGCCAGCACGCCGACGCAGGCGCCGCCCAGCGCCAGGCGCGCCACCGGTCCACCCGGCAGGCGGCCGAAGATGCGCTTGGCGATGCCGGCCGCGCGCAGGAACAGCGCGCCGCTCACGCCGGCCAGCACGCCCATCAGCGCGGCGGCCAGCAGCAGCGGCGCGTGCAGGTCGGCCGTTACGTTCAGCCCGGGGTAGAGCGGCTCCAGCCCGCTGTGCCACTGGCTGACCATGGCGCCTGCCACGGAGGCGAGGAAGAGCGGCATCAGGCGTTGGACTGCAAGTGCCCCGAATACCACTTCCGCGACGAAGACGGCCGCCGACAGCGGCGTGTGGTAGACCGAGGCCAGGCCGGCTGCGGCACCGCACGCGGTCAGCATGCGCCGCATATTGGTGTCGGCGCCGCCGCGCCCCGAAGGGAACAGCGAGCCACACAGCGCCGCCAGCTGGATCATCGCGCCCTCCTTGCCGACCGAGCTGCCGCTGACGATCGAGCAGAACGAGGACAGGGAGCGCAGCAGGGTGATGCGCACCGGCAGCCGGCCGGTGCCGCTCGCCACCGCGTCCATATAGTCGGTCACGCCGGCGCGGCCGCGGTCGATGCGGGCCGACAGTACCAGCAGCAGGCCGGCCAGCGCGCCGCCGAGCGCCGGAATCACCACGCGCCAGCCCAGTGCAAGGCTGGCGAAGACCAGCACCACGTCGGCGCGGCTGCCGAACAGCAGCAGGCCGGAGCCTTCCAGGGCTTCGCGGAACAAGGTGGTGGCGATGGCGGCGGCGACCCCGACGGGGATCGCCGCGAACAGAATGACTTCCTGGTCTTCTATGAACCTGAACCGCATGGAGCTGGCATCCGGGGAAAGCACTCCGGCGCCCGGCGGTCCCGGGCGGGGACGGACGGCGCCAGTGCCGTGCCGCGGCGCCGATCGGGCCGGCACGGACGGGAAAGGGGCGGGTGGCGTGGCCGCCATGATAGCGCAGCCGCCACCTGATC of the Cupriavidus malaysiensis genome contains:
- the miaB gene encoding tRNA (N6-isopentenyl adenosine(37)-C2)-methylthiotransferase MiaB, with translation MKKVFVKTYGCQMNEYDSDKMVDVLRASEGLEATDRVEEADVILFNTCSVREKAQEKVFSELGRMKALKAAKPDLVIGVGGCVASQEGAAIVSRAPYVDVVFGPQTLHRLPELIERRKETGRSQVDISFPEIEKFDHLPPARVEGPSAFVSIMEGCSKYCSYCVVPYTRGDEVSRPFEDVLAEVAGLAEQGVREVTLLGQNVNAYRGAMGGTSEIADFALLIEYVAEIPGIERIRYTTSHPKEFTSRLIELYGRCDKLVDHLHLPVQHASDRVLMAMKRGYSVLEYKSIIRRLRTLRPNLSLSSDFIVGFPGETEADFDKLMAMIEEIGYDTSFSFIFSPRPGTPAASLHDDTPHEVKLRRLQHLQATIEENVQRISQGMVGTVQRILVEGPARKDPTELHGRTENNRVVNFALPGVPQASRERLIGQMVEVSITEAFPHSLRGELVVRQ
- a CDS encoding ClcB-like voltage-gated chloride channel protein, encoding MRFRFIEDQEVILFAAIPVGVAAAIATTLFREALEGSGLLLFGSRADVVLVFASLALGWRVVIPALGGALAGLLLVLSARIDRGRAGVTDYMDAVASGTGRLPVRITLLRSLSSFCSIVSGSSVGKEGAMIQLAALCGSLFPSGRGGADTNMRRMLTACGAAAGLASVYHTPLSAAVFVAEVVFGALAVQRLMPLFLASVAGAMVSQWHSGLEPLYPGLNVTADLHAPLLLAAALMGVLAGVSGALFLRAAGIAKRIFGRLPGGPVARLALGGACVGVLALAVPEVVGNGYYTIQTILQEHPLSMPVAVVLAAKLAATVLSIGSGAVGGVFTPSLFIGAALGQMLAPLVGGGSPALPLVGMSAFLAATSQAPLMSVLMVFEMTLAPALLLPSMIGAVAAYYTASRCQTLSLYSVVAERAQASAAAERARNMTLAGLCDPTNTTIAPEATLAEANAKFAEAGTRYLYVVTPGGEMLGAVSIHALHRALAHGPQSSVADLMERDFPTLTPDSRLHDALAMFSANALNRIPLVRDAQSRELLGIVYKRRVLQEASTMF